The Geoglobus acetivorans genome window below encodes:
- a CDS encoding glycerophosphodiester phosphodiesterase family protein produces MLDLNFSPLPSALDVFKGLFLNIAVTAILVAAAWFKGELFRVLNILYTYGRYITDRKPVVLVWVDDGFLLAKLSSNLERELGDGFRVISIESPEDVFRYPQSSRIIPAVLFIVTDVTKLSEDEDKRVEIQEWLKKYVEKGGGLIGGHDIIYRRTRNEILKEVFGGEMTEFHRTGVVRYVKNEDMESHIIFRDLPDEFELEDGEIVWGRWDEDVAVLYRTPPPESLPLVACRDYGSGKAIWINSCDRREGLKNSIAGSNPYLIKLIRNAVLWASQRSQGSRDVPLVLAHRGYSAKYPENTIISFVEAIYAEADGVELDVWLSRDGVAFVFHDSTLERVNGDPREVKELTFDELKGVSLEMGQRIPSLQDVLSALPKYVIVDIEVKDRDAVEEVMRVIGQHDEDRTLITSFDAETLRGCRSINDRIKLGLLRDLEGAARLIRMDAELSELLSLAEELRLWCIAIPIEIAAKTEDGRLEEFLDEMKAYGLKVFFWAYRDETFYQKGLLDRLAGKYDGVITDDPKRMREFLMVNRDGMHCTPSALRG; encoded by the coding sequence ATGCTCGACCTGAATTTTTCGCCATTGCCTTCAGCGCTCGACGTTTTTAAAGGTCTGTTTCTGAATATTGCTGTAACGGCAATACTGGTGGCGGCAGCATGGTTCAAAGGCGAACTGTTCAGGGTCCTGAACATCCTTTACACATACGGCAGATACATCACAGACAGAAAGCCAGTTGTTCTCGTCTGGGTTGATGACGGTTTTCTGCTTGCAAAATTATCCTCAAACCTGGAGAGGGAGCTGGGTGACGGGTTCAGGGTCATCTCCATTGAATCTCCAGAGGACGTGTTCAGATACCCGCAAAGCAGCAGAATAATTCCCGCAGTGCTTTTCATTGTAACAGATGTTACGAAGCTGTCGGAGGACGAAGACAAAAGAGTGGAAATTCAGGAATGGCTGAAGAAGTACGTAGAAAAAGGTGGGGGATTGATTGGCGGGCATGACATAATATACAGAAGGACAAGAAACGAGATCCTGAAAGAAGTCTTTGGAGGGGAGATGACCGAATTCCACAGGACCGGGGTGGTCAGATATGTTAAAAACGAAGATATGGAAAGCCACATCATTTTCAGAGACCTTCCGGATGAGTTCGAGCTTGAAGATGGTGAAATCGTCTGGGGCAGGTGGGATGAGGATGTTGCAGTCCTGTACAGAACTCCGCCACCGGAATCTCTGCCCCTTGTTGCATGCAGGGACTACGGAAGTGGGAAGGCAATCTGGATAAACAGCTGCGACAGGCGCGAAGGGTTGAAGAACTCGATAGCAGGCAGCAACCCATACCTGATAAAACTCATACGGAACGCAGTATTGTGGGCCTCGCAGAGATCTCAGGGCAGCAGGGATGTGCCATTGGTGCTTGCCCACAGGGGGTATTCGGCAAAATACCCGGAAAACACGATCATTTCATTTGTAGAGGCGATCTATGCCGAAGCGGATGGCGTTGAGCTGGACGTATGGCTTTCCAGAGATGGTGTGGCTTTCGTGTTCCACGATAGCACACTTGAGAGGGTGAACGGAGACCCCAGAGAGGTGAAGGAACTGACATTCGACGAACTGAAGGGCGTGAGCCTCGAAATGGGACAGAGGATCCCATCCCTCCAGGATGTTCTGAGCGCCCTTCCCAAATATGTAATCGTCGACATTGAGGTGAAGGACAGGGATGCGGTTGAGGAAGTCATGAGGGTCATAGGCCAGCACGATGAGGACAGGACCCTGATCACATCTTTCGACGCCGAAACCCTCAGGGGCTGCAGGAGCATCAATGACAGAATAAAGCTCGGATTGCTCAGAGACCTTGAAGGGGCTGCAAGGCTCATCAGGATGGATGCCGAGCTGTCTGAATTGCTCTCCCTGGCTGAAGAACTGAGACTGTGGTGCATAGCCATACCGATTGAAATTGCCGCAAAGACCGAAGATGGCAGATTGGAGGAATTCCTCGATGAGATGAAGGCCTATGGGCTGAAGGTGTTTTTCTGGGCATATCGGGA